The following proteins are co-located in the Silene latifolia isolate original U9 population chromosome 1, ASM4854445v1, whole genome shotgun sequence genome:
- the LOC141645998 gene encoding uncharacterized protein LOC141645998, translated as MSFDETSIKDILAIPIRCSEGSDIFYWSASSSGNYSVKIGYHIALQNYGTLDFPKDRSRVLLCMCRKIFDSTECSPIGAIFLYQDSLNLALSAEDGKPGPLAFQTPMEEDLTNLRNGVPFPLIQSSVSCSRTHIYVDAAWSKEFAAGFGGCILFDNDIVSEFCIKGMAENAEQAEALAIREALKWALPRNILHINIFSDCLQVLAQVLRFSQLKHWTRNTIDDITDLAANFHCITFAYVPRICNKAAHRIAKRAINM; from the exons ATGTCTTTTGATGAAACTTCCATTAAGGACATTCTTGCTATTCCAATTCGATGCTCTGAAGGCAGCGACATCTTCTATTGGTCTGCCTCGTCATCTGGGAATTACTCGGTTAAGATTGGCTATCACATTGCTCTTCAAAATTATGGAACACTTGACTTCCCGAAGGACCGATCAAGAGTTCTGCTTTGCAT GTGCAGAAAGATTTTTGATAGTACCGAGTGCTCCCCTATTGGTGCTATCTTTCTTTATCAAGACTCCCTTAACTTAGCTCTTTCTGCTGAAGATGGGAAACCGGGGCCCCTTGCTTTCCAAACACCGATGGAGGAAGACTTGACTAATCTTAGGAATGGAGTACCCTTTCCTCTGATTCAGAGTTCTGTAAGTTGCTCTCGGACTCATATTTATGTGGATGCGGCGTGGTCTAAGGAGTTTGCTGCTGGGTTTGGCGGATGCATCCTTTTTGATAATGATATTGTTTCTGAATTCTGTATCAAAGGAATGGCAGAGAATGCTGAACAAGCGGAAGCTTTGGCAATTAGGGAAGCCTTAAAGTGGGCGCTCCCGCGCAACATCCTCCATATTAACATTTTCTCTGATTGTCTACAGGTTCTTGCCCAAGTCCTACGATTCTCTCAACTCAAACATTGGACAAGGAACACTATTGACGATATAACCGATCTAGCAGCAAACTTTCATTGTATTACTTTTGCTTATGTTCCTAGAATTTGTAACAAAGCCGCTCATAGGATAGCTAAGCGTGCTATTAATATGTAG